Proteins co-encoded in one Sus scrofa isolate TJ Tabasco breed Duroc chromosome 14, Sscrofa11.1, whole genome shotgun sequence genomic window:
- the P2RX4 gene encoding P2X purinoceptor 4, translating to MAGCCAVLYAFLFEYDTPRIVLIRSRKVGLMNRMVQLLILAYVIGWVFVWEKGYQETDSVVSSVTTKAKGVTMTNTSKLGFRIWDVADYVIPAQEENSLFIMTNLIITMNQTQGLCPEIPDKTTTCKSDANCAAGSSGTHSNGVATGRCVPFNETLKTCEVAAWCPVEDDAQVPKPAFLKAAENFTLLVKNNIWYPKFNFSKRNILPNITTAYLKTCTYDAKTDPFCPIFRLGTIVANAGHNFQDMAVEGGIMGIQIKWDCNLDRAASHCLPRYSFRRLDTRDVDHNVSPGYNFRFAKYYKDQTGAEYRTLIKAYGIRFDIIVFGKAGKFDIIPTMINVGSGLALLGVATVLCDVIVLYCMKKRYYYREKKYKYVEDYEQGLGSEVDQ from the exons ATGGCGGGCTGCTGCGCGGTACTGTATGCCTTCCTGTTCGAGTATGACACGCCCCGCATCGTGCTCATCCGCAGCCGTAAAGTGGGGCTCATGAACCGCATGGTGCAGCTGCTCATCCTAGCCTATGTCATCGG GTGGGTGTTTGTGTGGGAAAAGGGCTACCAGGAAACAGACTCTGTGGTCAGTTCAGTTACGACCAAAGCCAAGGGTGTAACCATGACTAACACCTCTAAACTTGGATTCCGGATCTGGGATGTGGCCGATTATGTGATTCCAGCTCAG GAGGAAAACTCCCTCTTCATCATGACCAACTTGATCATCACCATGAACCAGACCCAGGGCCTCTGTCCTGAG ATTCCAGATAAGACCACCACCTGTAAATCAGATGCCAACTGTGCTGCTGGCTCTTCAGGCACCCACAGCAACG GCGTCGCCACAGGAAGATGTGTTCCCTTCAACGAGACTCTGAAGACCTGCGAGGTGGCAGCCTGGTGCCCGGTGGAGGATGATGCACAAGTGCCAAA GCCtgcttttttaaaggctgcagaAAACTTCACTCTTTTGGTTAAGAACAACATTTGGTATCCCAAATTTAATTTCAGCAA GAGGAACATCCTTCCCAACATCACCACCGCCTACCTCAAAACATGTACTTACGACGCTAAAACAGATCCCTTCTGCCCCATATTCCGTCTTGGCACAATAGTCGCAAATGCGGGGCACAACTTCCAGGACATGGCCGTCGAG GGAGGAATCATGGGCATCCAGATCAAGTGGGACTGCAACCTGGACAGAGCCGCCTCCCACTGCTTGCCCAGGTACTCCTTTCGCCGCCTGGACACCCGGGACGTGGACCACAACGTGTCCCCAGGCTACAATTTCAG gTTCGCCAAGTACTACAAGGACCAGACCGGGGCTGAGTACCGCACGCTCATCAAAGCCTACGGCATTCGCTTCGACATCATCGTGTTTGGAAAG GCTGGGAAGTTTGACATCATCCCAACCATGATCAACGTGGGCTCCGGCTTGGCGCTCTTAGGGGTG GCGACAGTGCTGTGTGACGTCATTGTCCTCTACTGCATGAAGAAAAGATACTACTATCgggagaagaaatacaaatatgtgGAAGATTACGAGCAG GGTCTTGGCAGTGAGGTGGACCAGTGA